The following proteins are encoded in a genomic region of Thalassophryne amazonica chromosome 5, fThaAma1.1, whole genome shotgun sequence:
- the LOC117511212 gene encoding probable palmitoyltransferase ZDHHC12 isoform X2 — protein MVQNIFRSGFLVRVSHTVLTFLITLVLFLHNTDLRRDEDQGEFLGPLLFFLLVMGSVLLYLTVSLMDPGFVLTDTGKVLQCSDEEVESMVPRSLTPRLRRCGYCLLQQPMRAKHCQTCKQCVRRYDHHCPWIENCVGERNHRWFLVYLLVQLLVLLWALHIALSGFSPSASWQLWLRANGILLAALCVVTVCSLVTLLLLGSHLYLVSINCTTWEFMSRHRISYLKGCGNEANPFDRGVVCNLWAFFCMCRTVAWEQVYLTNLKGDGVSPSTSLSLTESCPL, from the exons atggtacaGAACATTTTTCGGAGCGGTTTTCTGGTTCGGGTCTCTCACACAGTGCTGACTTTTCTCATAACTCTGGTCCTCTTCCTACATAACACAG aTTTGCGGCGTGATGAGGATCAAGGCGAGTTTCTGGGGCCTCTTCTCTTCTTCCTGCTGGTCATGGGGTCAGTGCTGTTGTACTTGACAGTTTCACTCATGGATCCGGGCTTCGTTCTCACGGACACGGGGAAG GTCCTCCAGTGCTCAGACGAAGAGGTGGAGTCGATGGTTCCTCGGTCGCTGACCCCTCGGCTGCGACGCTGTGGATACTGTCTGCTgcag CAGCCAATGAGAGCGAAGCACTGTCAGACGTGCAAACAGTGTGTGCGTCGCTACGACCATCACTGCCCCTGGATTGAGAACTGTGTGGGTGAGAGGAACCACCGCTGGTTCCTGGTCTACCTGCTGGTACAGCTCCTCGTCCTGCTCTGGGCTCTGCACATCGCTCT GTCGGGATTTTCTCCCAGCGCCTCGTGGCAGCTGTGGCTCAGAGCGAATGGCATCCTGTTGGCGGCGCTGTGCGTCGTGACTGTCTGCTCGTTGGTGACGCTGCTGCTGCTGGGGAGTCACCTCTACCTGGTCTCCATCAACTGCACCACCTGGGAGTTCATGTCACGTCACAGGATCTCGTACTTGAAGGGCTGCGGGAACGAGGCGAACCCTTTTGACCGCGGTGTTGTGTGCAACCTTTGGGCCTTCTTCTGTATGTGCAGGACGGTAGCGTGGGAACAGGTCTACCTCACAAACCTCAAGGGAGACGGCGTCTCGCCGTCCACATCGCTGTCACTGACAGAGTCCTGTCCTTTATAG
- the LOC117511212 gene encoding probable palmitoyltransferase ZDHHC12 isoform X1 yields MVQNIFRSGFLVRVSHTVLTFLITLVLFLHNTDLRRDEDQGEFLGPLLFFLLVMGSVLLYLTVSLMDPGFVLTDTGKVLQCSDEEVESMVPRSLTPRLRRCGYCLLQQQPMRAKHCQTCKQCVRRYDHHCPWIENCVGERNHRWFLVYLLVQLLVLLWALHIALSGFSPSASWQLWLRANGILLAALCVVTVCSLVTLLLLGSHLYLVSINCTTWEFMSRHRISYLKGCGNEANPFDRGVVCNLWAFFCMCRTVAWEQVYLTNLKGDGVSPSTSLSLTESCPL; encoded by the exons atggtacaGAACATTTTTCGGAGCGGTTTTCTGGTTCGGGTCTCTCACACAGTGCTGACTTTTCTCATAACTCTGGTCCTCTTCCTACATAACACAG aTTTGCGGCGTGATGAGGATCAAGGCGAGTTTCTGGGGCCTCTTCTCTTCTTCCTGCTGGTCATGGGGTCAGTGCTGTTGTACTTGACAGTTTCACTCATGGATCCGGGCTTCGTTCTCACGGACACGGGGAAG GTCCTCCAGTGCTCAGACGAAGAGGTGGAGTCGATGGTTCCTCGGTCGCTGACCCCTCGGCTGCGACGCTGTGGATACTGTCTGCTgcag CAGCAGCCAATGAGAGCGAAGCACTGTCAGACGTGCAAACAGTGTGTGCGTCGCTACGACCATCACTGCCCCTGGATTGAGAACTGTGTGGGTGAGAGGAACCACCGCTGGTTCCTGGTCTACCTGCTGGTACAGCTCCTCGTCCTGCTCTGGGCTCTGCACATCGCTCT GTCGGGATTTTCTCCCAGCGCCTCGTGGCAGCTGTGGCTCAGAGCGAATGGCATCCTGTTGGCGGCGCTGTGCGTCGTGACTGTCTGCTCGTTGGTGACGCTGCTGCTGCTGGGGAGTCACCTCTACCTGGTCTCCATCAACTGCACCACCTGGGAGTTCATGTCACGTCACAGGATCTCGTACTTGAAGGGCTGCGGGAACGAGGCGAACCCTTTTGACCGCGGTGTTGTGTGCAACCTTTGGGCCTTCTTCTGTATGTGCAGGACGGTAGCGTGGGAACAGGTCTACCTCACAAACCTCAAGGGAGACGGCGTCTCGCCGTCCACATCGCTGTCACTGACAGAGTCCTGTCCTTTATAG
- the slc25a25a gene encoding calcium-binding mitochondrial carrier protein SCaMC-2-A: MLGLCLYVPVSSADLVEGEYFESNGLPSELKSVFQKLSVFLPSQELSDYQKWRKKTIKTEENGSDGQLDFEEFVHYLQDYEKDLKLVVKSLNRKNAGHIDPKEFIQSLRDLGVHVSQQHAEKILKSMDKNGLITIDSKEWSNNPVVEKTETAPEIILYWKHSMIFDVGESLMVPDDFTEEEKLTGMWWRHLVAGGGAGAVSRSCTAPLDRLKVMMQVYSTRTNNMCIMSGMMQMIKEGGVRSLWRGNGVNIIKIAPETALKFMAYEQIKSLIGSNKETLSISERFVAGSLAGLSAQTTIYPMEVLKTRLALRKSGQYSGITDCAKQIFRKEGLSAFYKGYIPNMLGIIPYAGIDLAIYETLKNHWLQQYGTNGTNPDIFVLLACGTVSSTCGQLTSYPLALIRTRMQAQATSECRQDVTMTGLFRQIVQTEGPKGLYRGLAPNFLKVIPAVSISYVVYEHVKTWLGGKSC; encoded by the exons ATGCTCGGATTATGCCTGTACGTCCCCGTCTCCAGCGCTGACCTGGTTGAGGGCGAGTATTTTGAGTCGAACGGTCTGCCGTCGGAGCTGAAGTCCGTCTTCCAGAAGCTCAGCGTATTCCTGCCGTCGCAGGAGCTCTCCGACTACCAAAAGTGGCGAAAG AAAACCATAAAAACTGAAGAAAATGGCTCAGATGGGCAGCTGGACTTCGAGGAGTTTGTTCACTATCTGCAGGATTATGAGAAAGACCTGAAGCTTGTGGTGAAGAGCCTGAACAGGAAAAATGCAG GTCACATCGATCCTAAAGAGTTCATACAGTCTCTTCGGGACCTTGGTGTGCATGTTTCCCAGCAACATGCAGAGAAAATTCTTAAGAG catGGATAAAAATGGACTGATTACAATTGACAGTAAAGAATGGAGCAACAATCCAGTAGTGGAGAAAACTGAGACTGCGCCAGAAATCATACTCTACTGGAAACATTCTATG ATATTCGATGTGGGTGAGAGCTTGATGGTGCCTGATGACTTCACTGAAGAAGAGAAGCTGACTGGGATGTGGTGGCGACACCTGGTTGCAGGAGGAGGCGCTGGTGCCGTTTCAAGGAGTTGCACGGCTCCGTTAGACCGCCTCAAAGTCATGATGCAG GTTTATAGTACCCGAACCAACAACATGTGCATCATGAGCGGGATGATGCAGATGATTAAAGAAGGTGGTGTGAGGTCACTCTGGCGAGGAAATGGGGTGAATATCATCAAGATTGCCCCAGAAACAGCACTTAAATTCATGGCGTATGAGCAG ATCAAATCTTTGATCGGCAGCAACAAAGAGACTCTGAGCATCTCCGAGAGATTTGTGGCCGGCTCACTTGCTGGACTCAGCGCACAGACCACCATCTACCCCATGGAG GTCCTGAAAACTCGTCTTGCACTGAGGAAGTCTGGCCAGTACTCCGGCATCACGGACTGTGCAAAGCAGATTTTTAGGAAAGAAGGTCTCTCTGCGTTTTACAAAGGTTACATTCCCAACATGCTGGGCATCATCCCCTATGCTGGCATTGACCTTGCAATTTATGAG ACACTAAAGAACCACTGGTTACAGCAGTACGGGACAAATGGTACCAATCCTGACATTTTTGTCCTGCTGGCATGTGGCACGGTTTCCAGCACCTGTGGTCAGCTCACCAGTTACCCTCTGGCATTGATCCGCACACGCATGCAAGCACAAG CGACATCCGAATGCAGGCAGGATGTGACTATGACTGGGCTCTTCAGGCAGATTGTGCAGACAGAGGGTCCCAAGGGCCTCTACAGGGGTCTGGCTCCTAACTTCCTCAAAgtaattcctgctgtcagcatcagTTATGTGGTATACGAACATGTGAAGACGTGGCTCGGAGGAAAATCATGCTGA